In Kitasatospora gansuensis, a genomic segment contains:
- a CDS encoding DUF6167 family protein, with translation MVRRIFWMAVGAGATVWAMNKANEAVHRLTPDSLSGTAARGALHLGDAAKQFAADVRAGMAEREEQLRGDLGLDGTAVVEPSRRALRREPQYRAISAAPGSPAAALRPSLRTSKTPQAIDSTPRQLDELPGGTTNRKDQ, from the coding sequence ATGGTGCGACGCATCTTCTGGATGGCGGTCGGTGCCGGAGCCACCGTCTGGGCCATGAACAAGGCCAACGAGGCCGTGCACCGGCTCACGCCCGACAGCCTGTCAGGTACCGCCGCGCGCGGCGCCCTGCACCTGGGCGACGCGGCCAAGCAGTTCGCCGCCGACGTCCGGGCCGGGATGGCCGAGCGCGAGGAGCAGCTGCGCGGCGACCTCGGGCTGGACGGCACCGCCGTGGTCGAGCCGAGCCGGCGAGCGCTGCGTCGTGAGCCCCAGTACCGAGCTATCTCGGCGGCACCGGGTTCCCCCGCTGCCGCCCTGCGCCCCAGCCTTCGTACGAGCAAGACCCCCCAAGCCATTGATTCGACGCCGCGTCAGCTCGACGAGCTGCCCGGCGGAACCACCAACCGGAAGGACCAATGA
- a CDS encoding DUF948 domain-containing protein: MSVGELAGLLVAVFWAVLVTLLAVVLVRLSKVLREATVLVAAVTEQAVPLLTDAGAAVRSANEQLERVDEITANVQDAAANANALSSTVAATIGGPLVKVAAFSYGVRKAVSRQQAGLTVPQQAGEREELARLIRAEVRAATAPRGGGLLGRVRRAVRG; encoded by the coding sequence GTGTCCGTGGGAGAGCTGGCCGGCCTGTTGGTGGCCGTGTTCTGGGCGGTCCTGGTCACTCTGCTCGCCGTGGTGCTGGTGCGGCTGTCGAAGGTGTTGCGTGAGGCCACCGTGCTGGTCGCCGCCGTGACCGAGCAGGCCGTGCCGCTGCTGACCGACGCGGGCGCCGCCGTCCGGAGCGCGAACGAGCAGCTGGAGCGGGTCGACGAGATCACCGCCAACGTGCAGGACGCCGCCGCCAACGCCAACGCGCTCTCCTCCACCGTCGCCGCCACCATCGGCGGCCCGCTGGTGAAGGTGGCCGCCTTCAGCTACGGCGTCCGCAAGGCGGTCAGCCGCCAGCAGGCCGGTCTGACGGTGCCCCAGCAGGCGGGCGAGCGCGAGGAACTGGCGCGGCTGATCCGGGCCGAGGTCCGGGCGGCCACCGCCCCGCGCGGCGGCGGTCTGCTGGGCCGGGTACGGCGAGCGGTGAGGGGCTGA
- a CDS encoding ATP-binding protein yields the protein MFSATDRLPAELTSFVGREAELAGLAGLLRAGRLVTVTGPGGVGKTRLALRAAAAAAHRFADGVRLVEVGAVQDPLLLGHAVLEALRLTDSTARPPEDVLVEQLADRELLIVLDSCEHLVAPCAELVATLLRAAPGLRVLATSRETLRVPGEHRMPVSPLPVSTPDGAPAEAVRLFADRAAAVLPGFELTDRNLAEVTQLCRRLDGIPLAVELAAGRLRALSVEQIALRLNDRFRLLTGGDRSTPERHQTLRTTIGWSHELCTPQERLTWARLSVFSGSFDLESAEYVCVGDGLAAEELLDLIGELIGKSVLLREEGELGVRYRLLDTLREYGAQWLRATGEEYRLRCRHRDWYLGMAGWGEVEWFGPRQQETAERTRLAHPNLRTALEFCLAEPGEEQLALLLAGTLWFYWVGSGHLGEGRHWLDRALALAPEPTEARAKALWVTGYMATLQGDLVRARPALAECHRQALETGDDRALAYAVHRQGCAALIGDELGRATELFEDALWHYDAIGELNSNVLMAMFELGVAYLFQGETESGLHWLERVRETCEEHGEQWAYAYGLYAMAYSNWTAGELRTARAHARECVRLNHLFRDLLGVVLALDMLAVLETEGPAPDLYEARVLQGAAHRIWRAVGKPFFGSSSFTGPYRTCEERTREGLTEQEFGEAFGLGAALDLDQVAARVLGREPVEPPRNGPSPAAERLRGSVPTAGQRE from the coding sequence GTGTTCAGTGCGACAGACCGGCTGCCCGCCGAGTTGACCAGCTTCGTCGGCCGCGAAGCCGAACTCGCCGGCTTGGCCGGGCTGTTGCGGGCCGGACGGCTGGTCACCGTGACCGGCCCGGGCGGCGTCGGCAAGACCCGCCTCGCGCTGCGCGCGGCCGCCGCCGCAGCGCACCGCTTCGCGGACGGCGTCCGGCTGGTCGAGGTGGGCGCCGTCCAGGACCCGCTGCTGCTGGGGCACGCCGTGCTGGAGGCGCTCCGGCTGACCGACTCGACCGCCCGGCCGCCCGAGGACGTGCTGGTCGAGCAGCTGGCCGACCGCGAGCTGCTGATCGTGCTGGACAGCTGCGAGCACCTGGTCGCGCCGTGTGCCGAGCTGGTGGCGACGCTGCTGCGGGCTGCCCCCGGCCTGCGGGTGCTGGCCACCAGCCGGGAGACCCTGCGGGTGCCGGGCGAGCACCGGATGCCGGTCTCCCCGCTGCCGGTGAGCACCCCGGACGGGGCTCCGGCCGAGGCGGTCCGGCTGTTCGCCGACCGGGCCGCCGCCGTCCTGCCGGGCTTCGAGCTGACCGACCGCAACCTGGCCGAGGTCACCCAGCTCTGCCGTCGGCTGGACGGCATCCCGCTGGCCGTCGAGCTGGCCGCCGGACGTCTGCGGGCGCTCTCGGTGGAGCAGATCGCCCTCCGGCTGAACGACCGCTTCCGGCTGCTCACCGGCGGCGACCGGAGCACCCCCGAACGGCACCAGACCCTGCGCACCACGATCGGCTGGAGTCACGAGCTCTGCACACCGCAGGAACGTTTAACCTGGGCCCGCCTCTCGGTCTTCTCCGGCAGCTTCGACCTGGAGTCCGCCGAGTACGTCTGCGTCGGCGACGGCCTGGCCGCCGAGGAACTCCTCGATCTGATCGGCGAGTTGATCGGCAAGTCGGTGCTGCTCCGGGAGGAGGGCGAGCTCGGCGTCCGGTACCGGCTGCTGGACACCCTGCGCGAGTACGGCGCCCAGTGGCTGCGCGCCACCGGCGAGGAGTACCGGCTGCGCTGCCGGCACCGCGACTGGTACCTCGGGATGGCCGGCTGGGGCGAGGTCGAGTGGTTCGGCCCGCGCCAGCAGGAGACCGCCGAACGGACCAGGCTGGCCCACCCCAACCTGCGCACCGCGCTGGAGTTCTGCCTGGCCGAGCCCGGCGAGGAGCAGCTCGCGCTGCTGCTGGCCGGCACGCTCTGGTTCTACTGGGTCGGCTCCGGCCACCTGGGCGAGGGCCGGCACTGGCTGGACCGGGCGCTGGCGCTGGCCCCCGAGCCGACCGAGGCCCGGGCCAAGGCGCTCTGGGTCACCGGGTACATGGCCACCCTGCAGGGCGACCTGGTCCGGGCCAGGCCCGCGCTGGCGGAGTGTCACCGGCAGGCGCTGGAGACCGGCGACGACCGGGCGCTGGCCTACGCCGTGCACCGGCAGGGCTGCGCCGCCCTGATCGGGGACGAACTCGGCCGCGCCACCGAGCTGTTCGAGGACGCGCTGTGGCACTACGACGCGATCGGCGAGCTGAACAGCAACGTGCTGATGGCGATGTTCGAACTGGGCGTCGCCTACCTGTTCCAGGGCGAGACCGAGAGCGGTCTGCACTGGTTGGAGAGGGTCCGGGAGACCTGCGAGGAGCACGGCGAGCAGTGGGCGTACGCCTACGGGCTCTACGCGATGGCGTACTCGAACTGGACGGCGGGCGAGCTGCGCACGGCCCGGGCGCACGCCCGCGAGTGCGTACGGCTGAACCACCTGTTCCGGGACCTGCTCGGGGTGGTGCTGGCGCTGGACATGCTGGCGGTGCTGGAGACCGAGGGCCCCGCGCCCGACCTGTACGAGGCCCGGGTGCTGCAGGGCGCGGCGCACCGGATCTGGCGGGCCGTCGGGAAGCCGTTCTTCGGATCCAGCTCGTTCACCGGTCCGTACCGGACCTGTGAGGAGCGGACCCGCGAGGGCCTGACCGAGCAGGAGTTCGGCGAGGCGTTCGGGCTGGGCGCGGCGCTGGACCTGGACCAGGTGGCCGCCCGGGTGCTCGGCCGGGAGCCGGTGGAGCCCCCCAGAAACGGGCCGAGCCCCGCAGCCGAAAGGCTGCGGGGCTCGGTACCGACCGCGGGTCAGCGCGAGTAG
- the rpsD gene encoding 30S ribosomal protein S4, translating to MANQKRPKVKIARALGIPLTPKSVKYFEARPYPPGQHGRGRKQNSDYKVRLTEKQRLRAQYDLSEKQMARAFDRAKKAEGKTGDALIAELEVRLDSLVLRSGIARTIYQARQMVVHGHIEVNGGKVNKPSFQLKPGYVVTVRERSKEKVPFQVAREGGYAGEGQTPKYLEVNLRALAFRLDRAPQRREVPVICDEQLVVEYYSR from the coding sequence ATGGCGAACCAGAAGCGCCCCAAGGTCAAGATTGCCCGTGCCCTGGGCATTCCGCTGACCCCGAAGTCCGTCAAGTACTTCGAGGCCCGCCCGTACCCGCCCGGCCAGCACGGCCGTGGCCGCAAGCAGAACTCTGACTACAAGGTCCGTCTGACCGAGAAGCAGCGTCTGCGCGCGCAGTACGACCTCAGCGAGAAGCAGATGGCCCGCGCGTTCGACCGCGCGAAGAAGGCCGAGGGCAAGACCGGTGACGCGCTGATCGCCGAGCTCGAGGTCCGCCTCGACTCGCTGGTGCTGCGTTCGGGCATCGCCCGCACCATCTACCAGGCCCGCCAGATGGTCGTTCACGGCCACATCGAGGTCAACGGTGGCAAGGTCAACAAGCCGTCGTTCCAGCTGAAGCCGGGCTACGTCGTCACCGTGCGTGAGCGTAGCAAGGAGAAGGTCCCGTTCCAGGTCGCCCGTGAGGGTGGCTACGCGGGCGAGGGTCAGACCCCGAAGTACCTCGAGGTCAACCTCCGCGCCCTGGCGTTCCGCCTGGACCGTGCCCCGCAGCGTCGTGAGGTCCCCGTGATCTGCGACGAGCAGCTGGTCGTCGAGTACTACTCGCGCTGA
- a CDS encoding replication-associated recombination protein A, protein MEPDLFTAAAEERQSQEPGRAPLAVRMRPRTLDEVAGQRQLLKDGSPLRRLVASTRGPAATSSVILWGPPGTGKTTLAHVISQAVEGRFVELSAITAGVKEVRAVIEGARRAVGMSGRETVLFLDEIHRFSKAQQDSLLPAVENRWVTLIAATTENPYFSVISPLLSRSLLLTLESLTDEDIRLLLRRAVTDERGLGGQLTLSQEAEDHLVRLAGGDARRSLTTLEAAAGAALEKGEESISLATTETAVNQAAVRYDKDGDQHYDVASALIKSIRGSDVDATLHYLARMIEAGEDPRFIARRLMISASEDVGLADPTALQTAVAAAQAVALIGFPEARIILSQAAIALALAPKSNAAYLAIDAALADVRQGLAGAVPPHLRDGHYKGAAKLGHAQGYQYPHDLPEGIAGQQYAPDAVHGKEYYRPTRRGGEARYADTVEWTRARLRGDQ, encoded by the coding sequence GTGGAACCGGACCTCTTCACCGCAGCCGCCGAGGAACGCCAGAGCCAGGAGCCCGGGCGGGCCCCGCTGGCCGTACGGATGCGCCCGCGCACCCTGGACGAGGTGGCCGGGCAGCGGCAGCTGTTGAAGGACGGTTCGCCGCTGCGGCGGCTGGTGGCCAGTACCCGGGGCCCGGCCGCGACCAGCTCGGTGATCCTCTGGGGGCCACCCGGGACGGGCAAGACCACGCTGGCGCACGTGATCAGCCAGGCCGTCGAGGGCCGGTTCGTGGAGCTGTCCGCGATCACGGCGGGGGTCAAGGAGGTCCGGGCGGTGATCGAGGGCGCCCGGCGCGCGGTCGGCATGTCGGGCCGCGAGACGGTGCTGTTCCTGGACGAGATCCACCGCTTCTCCAAGGCCCAGCAGGATTCGCTGCTGCCCGCCGTGGAGAACCGCTGGGTCACCCTGATCGCCGCCACCACGGAGAACCCGTACTTCTCGGTGATCTCCCCGCTGCTGTCCCGCTCGCTGCTGCTCACGCTGGAGTCCCTGACCGACGAGGACATCCGGCTGCTGCTGCGCCGCGCGGTGACCGACGAGCGGGGGCTCGGCGGGCAGTTGACGCTCAGCCAGGAGGCGGAGGACCACCTGGTCCGGCTGGCCGGCGGCGACGCCCGGCGCTCGCTCACCACGCTGGAGGCGGCGGCCGGGGCTGCGCTGGAGAAGGGCGAGGAGTCCATCTCGCTGGCCACCACCGAGACGGCGGTGAACCAGGCGGCGGTCCGTTACGACAAGGACGGTGACCAGCACTACGACGTGGCCAGCGCCCTGATCAAGTCGATCCGGGGCAGCGACGTGGACGCCACGCTGCACTACCTGGCCCGGATGATCGAGGCGGGGGAGGACCCGCGCTTCATCGCCCGGCGGCTGATGATCTCAGCCAGCGAGGACGTCGGCCTGGCCGATCCGACCGCGCTGCAGACGGCCGTCGCGGCCGCCCAGGCGGTGGCCCTGATCGGCTTCCCGGAGGCCCGGATCATCCTGTCCCAGGCCGCCATCGCGCTGGCCCTGGCCCCCAAGTCGAACGCGGCCTACCTGGCGATCGACGCGGCGCTGGCCGACGTCCGGCAGGGCCTGGCCGGGGCGGTGCCGCCGCACCTGCGGGACGGGCACTACAAGGGCGCGGCCAAGCTCGGTCACGCCCAGGGCTACCAGTACCCGCACGACCTGCCGGAGGGCATCGCCGGCCAGCAGTACGCGCCGGACGCGGTGCACGGCAAGGAGTACTACCGGCCGACCAGGCGCGGCGGCGAGGCCCGGTACGCGGACACCGTGGAGTGGACCAGGGCCCGGCTCAGGGGAGATCAGTAA
- the ppk2 gene encoding polyphosphate kinase 2, whose protein sequence is MAADGGKRLPKKLYEKELLRLQSELVKVQEWVRAEGVRLVVLFEGRDAAGKGGAIKRVTEYLNPRVARIAALPVPTERQRGQWYFQRYVEQLPAAGEIVLFDRSWYNRAGVEKVMGFCTPEEYWQFLHQAPTFERMLIEAGIELRKYWFSVSDTEQERRFQDRLEDPMRRWKLSPMDTESISRWEEYSRAKDEMFVYTDVPGSPWHVVESDDKRRARINMIAHLLSTLPYHEVTMPPVELPPRPKARGYQRPPRDLQKYVPDHAAKLKK, encoded by the coding sequence ATGGCGGCGGACGGCGGGAAGCGGCTTCCGAAGAAGCTGTACGAGAAGGAACTGCTCCGCCTGCAGAGCGAGTTGGTGAAGGTCCAGGAGTGGGTCAGGGCCGAGGGCGTCCGCCTGGTGGTGCTCTTCGAGGGCCGGGACGCGGCCGGCAAGGGCGGCGCCATCAAACGGGTGACCGAGTACCTCAACCCCCGGGTCGCCCGGATCGCCGCCCTGCCCGTCCCGACGGAGCGTCAGCGCGGCCAGTGGTACTTCCAGCGGTACGTGGAGCAGCTGCCCGCCGCCGGGGAGATCGTGCTGTTCGACCGGAGCTGGTACAACCGGGCCGGGGTCGAGAAGGTGATGGGGTTCTGCACCCCGGAGGAGTACTGGCAGTTCCTGCACCAGGCTCCGACCTTCGAGCGGATGCTGATCGAGGCGGGCATCGAGCTGCGCAAGTACTGGTTCTCGGTCAGCGACACTGAGCAGGAGCGGCGGTTCCAGGACCGGCTGGAGGACCCGATGCGGCGCTGGAAGCTCTCGCCGATGGACACCGAGTCGATCTCGCGCTGGGAGGAGTACTCCCGGGCCAAGGACGAGATGTTCGTCTACACCGACGTCCCGGGGTCGCCCTGGCACGTGGTGGAGAGCGACGACAAGCGGCGGGCCAGGATCAACATGATCGCCCACCTGCTCTCCACGCTGCCGTACCACGAGGTCACCATGCCCCCGGTGGAGCTGCCGCCCCGGCCGAAGGCCAGGGGCTACCAGCGGCCGCCGCGCGATCTGCAGAAGTACGTACCGGACCATGCGGCGAAGCTGAAGAAGTAA
- a CDS encoding LysR family transcriptional regulator — MDIDTRLLRSFAVVCEEGQLTAAAARLSLSQPTLTKQIRQLETQLGVQLFERTRAGVTPTPAAEALSGHTAAVLDGWDGAVRATRQAATEAEHLLRVGFEGSTINLVGLATMAEFGRRMPGWQVRMRQNNWFDVTSGLGTGEIDLALWHAPADLGPEYAAARLAVVDRIAVLSSEHPLAAQEVLDVRDVLAEPFVAIPAEAGFWRDYWLGAAEREGRPARIGAVAHNADEWLAAVACGQGIGFAPEAMRRLASRPDVAYRDVTGLSPSHVGLYWLRERPMTPAMTAFIDACRATVKLT, encoded by the coding sequence ATGGATATCGACACCCGGTTGCTGCGCTCCTTCGCCGTGGTCTGCGAGGAGGGTCAGCTCACCGCGGCGGCGGCCCGGTTGTCCCTCTCCCAGCCCACCCTGACCAAGCAGATCCGGCAGCTGGAGACCCAGCTCGGGGTCCAGCTCTTCGAACGCACCCGGGCCGGCGTCACCCCCACCCCGGCCGCCGAGGCGCTGTCCGGCCACACGGCGGCCGTCCTGGACGGCTGGGACGGCGCGGTCCGGGCCACCCGGCAGGCCGCCACCGAGGCCGAGCACCTGCTCCGGGTCGGCTTCGAGGGCAGCACCATCAACCTGGTCGGCCTGGCCACCATGGCGGAGTTCGGTAGACGGATGCCGGGCTGGCAGGTCCGGATGCGGCAGAACAACTGGTTCGACGTCACCTCCGGCCTCGGCACCGGCGAGATCGACCTCGCCCTCTGGCACGCCCCCGCCGACCTCGGCCCCGAGTACGCGGCCGCCCGCCTCGCCGTCGTCGACCGGATCGCCGTGCTCTCCTCCGAACACCCGCTGGCCGCCCAGGAGGTCCTCGACGTCCGGGACGTGCTGGCCGAACCCTTCGTCGCCATCCCCGCCGAGGCCGGCTTCTGGCGCGACTACTGGCTCGGCGCCGCCGAACGCGAGGGCCGCCCGGCCCGGATCGGCGCGGTCGCCCACAACGCCGACGAATGGCTCGCGGCAGTCGCCTGCGGCCAGGGCATCGGCTTCGCCCCCGAAGCCATGCGCCGCCTCGCCTCCCGCCCCGACGTCGCCTACCGCGACGTCACCGGCCTGAGCCCCAGCCACGTCGGCCTCTACTGGCTCCGCGAACGCCCGATGACCCCGGCCATGACCGCCTTCATCGACGCCTGCCGCGCCACGGTGAAACTCACCTGA
- a CDS encoding GNAT family N-acetyltransferase, which translates to MNVSTRVEHPSDAPATRRVHMAAFPGPDEADLVDALRRDGSWLPALSLVAVDERELIVGHVLLTRLEVGEATGLALAPVAVAPEWQRKGVGVLLVRAALHAAAEAGEKLVVVLGDPDYYGRFGFGPAAEHEVTGPFDVPGEYFQALTLPAYDGSPKGHCCYPEPFNAA; encoded by the coding sequence ATGAACGTCAGCACCAGAGTTGAGCACCCCTCGGATGCTCCGGCGACCCGTCGGGTGCACATGGCCGCCTTTCCCGGACCGGACGAGGCCGACCTGGTGGACGCCCTTCGCCGGGACGGCAGTTGGCTGCCGGCGCTTTCGCTGGTCGCCGTGGACGAACGCGAACTCATCGTCGGACACGTCCTGTTGACCCGCCTGGAGGTCGGCGAGGCGACCGGGCTGGCGCTCGCGCCGGTGGCGGTCGCGCCGGAGTGGCAGCGCAAGGGGGTGGGGGTGCTGCTGGTGCGCGCAGCGCTGCACGCTGCCGCTGAGGCGGGGGAGAAGCTCGTGGTGGTCCTGGGGGACCCCGACTACTACGGCCGCTTCGGCTTCGGGCCGGCGGCGGAGCACGAGGTGACCGGGCCGTTCGACGTGCCGGGGGAGTACTTCCAGGCGCTCACGCTCCCGGCGTACGACGGAAGCCCGAAGGGGCACTGCTGTTACCCGGAGCCTTTCAACGCAGCTTAA
- the aspS gene encoding aspartate--tRNA ligase, with protein MIRTHDAGTLRAEHAGTTVTLAGWVARRRDHGGVAFIDLRDASGTVQIVARDLEAIGDLRSEYCVKVVGEVRVRPEGNENPEIPTGKVEVVVGALEVLSESAALPFQVAEYEPGTVNEEVRLRYRYLDLRREGPARALRLRSKVNHIIRTVMEENDYLDIETPYLTRSTPEGARDFLVPVRLQPGHWYALPQSPQLFKQLLMVAGMERYYQIARCFRDEDFRADRQPEFTQLDIEASFVDQEDILALGEKVVSRIWSEVHGYELPSPLPRMTYADAMNRYGSDKPDVRFGQELTDLTEYFKGTEFRVFQAPYVGAVVMPGGASQPRKQLDAWQDWAKARGARGLAYVLVDAETGELRGPVAKNLSEEHLAGLAAAAGAKPGDAVFFAAGKKTASQELLGAARLEIGRRCNLIDESQWAFLWVVDFPMFEPIEDDKGEFQGWHAVHHPFTAPTAESLATFDTDPGSALSNAYDLVLNGSELGGGSIRIHQRDVQKRAFDAIGLSEEEAQSQFGFLLDAFNYGPPPHGGVAFGLDRIVTLLGGYDTIRDVIAFPKTSTGGDPLTGAPTPITPAQRREAGVDAKPKQRDEAKSETANEA; from the coding sequence GTGATCCGCACGCACGACGCGGGCACGCTCCGCGCGGAGCACGCCGGAACGACCGTCACCCTGGCCGGCTGGGTCGCCCGCCGCCGCGACCACGGCGGGGTGGCCTTCATCGACCTGCGCGACGCCTCCGGCACCGTGCAGATCGTGGCCCGCGACCTGGAGGCGATCGGGGACCTGCGCTCCGAGTACTGCGTCAAGGTCGTCGGCGAGGTCCGGGTCCGCCCGGAGGGCAACGAGAACCCGGAGATCCCGACCGGCAAGGTCGAGGTCGTGGTCGGCGCCCTGGAGGTGCTCTCCGAGTCCGCCGCGCTGCCGTTCCAGGTCGCCGAGTACGAGCCCGGCACGGTCAACGAGGAGGTCCGGCTCCGCTACCGCTACCTGGACCTCCGCCGCGAGGGCCCGGCCCGCGCGCTGCGCCTGCGCTCCAAGGTGAACCACATCATCCGTACGGTGATGGAGGAGAACGACTACCTCGACATCGAGACGCCGTACCTCACCCGCTCCACCCCCGAGGGCGCCCGCGACTTCCTGGTGCCGGTCCGGCTCCAGCCGGGTCACTGGTACGCCCTGCCGCAGTCGCCGCAGCTGTTCAAGCAGCTGCTGATGGTGGCCGGTATGGAGCGGTACTACCAGATCGCCCGCTGCTTCCGGGACGAGGACTTCCGCGCCGACCGGCAGCCGGAGTTCACCCAGCTCGACATCGAGGCCTCGTTCGTCGACCAGGAGGACATCCTGGCGCTCGGCGAGAAGGTCGTCTCCCGGATCTGGTCCGAGGTGCACGGCTACGAGCTCCCGAGCCCGCTGCCCCGGATGACCTACGCGGACGCGATGAACCGCTACGGCTCCGACAAGCCGGACGTCCGCTTCGGCCAGGAACTCACCGACCTCACCGAGTACTTCAAGGGCACCGAGTTCCGGGTCTTCCAGGCCCCGTACGTCGGCGCCGTGGTGATGCCCGGTGGCGCCTCCCAGCCGCGCAAGCAGCTGGACGCCTGGCAGGACTGGGCCAAGGCGCGCGGCGCCCGCGGTCTGGCGTACGTGCTGGTGGACGCCGAGACCGGCGAGCTGCGCGGCCCGGTCGCCAAGAACCTCTCCGAGGAGCACCTGGCCGGTCTCGCGGCCGCCGCCGGTGCCAAGCCGGGCGACGCGGTGTTCTTCGCGGCCGGCAAGAAGACCGCCTCGCAGGAGCTGCTCGGCGCGGCCCGGCTGGAGATCGGCCGTCGCTGCAACCTGATCGACGAGTCGCAGTGGGCCTTCCTCTGGGTGGTCGACTTCCCGATGTTCGAGCCGATCGAGGACGACAAGGGCGAGTTCCAGGGCTGGCACGCGGTGCACCACCCGTTCACCGCGCCCACCGCCGAGTCGCTCGCGACCTTCGACACCGACCCGGGCAGCGCGCTCTCGAACGCGTACGACCTGGTGCTGAACGGCTCGGAGCTGGGCGGCGGTTCGATCCGTATCCACCAGCGCGACGTGCAGAAGCGGGCGTTCGACGCGATCGGCCTGTCGGAGGAGGAGGCGCAGTCGCAGTTCGGCTTCCTGCTCGACGCCTTCAACTACGGCCCGCCGCCGCACGGCGGGGTCGCGTTCGGCCTGGACCGCATCGTCACCCTGCTCGGCGGGTACGACACCATCCGGGACGTCATCGCGTTCCCGAAGACCTCCACCGGTGGTGACCCGCTGACCGGTGCACCGACCCCGATCACCCCGGCGCAGCGCCGGGAGGCCGGTGTCGACGCCAAGCCGAAGCAGCGCGACGAGGCGAAGTCCGAGACGGCCAACGAGGCCTGA
- the hisS gene encoding histidine--tRNA ligase, translating into MSTFTAPKGTYDLLPPSSATFLAIRERLSAPLRRSGYGYIETPVFEDIKLFSRGVGESTDIVSKEMYSLTTKGGDELGLRPEGTASVVRATLQANLHKLGNLPVKLWYSGSFYRYERAQKGRYRQFAQIGAEAIGAEDPALDAEVIILADDAFRSLGLSNYQLLLNSLGDKQCRPVYRTALVDFLAGLDLDEDTRRRAEINPLRVLDDKRQSVQDQLVDAPMLRDFLCEECKAYDEQVRALLTAAGVAFVDDPKLVRGLDYYTRTTFEFVHGGLGAQSAIGGGGRYDGLSEMLGGPALPSVGWGLGVDRTFLAMEAEGIVLDLPATTSVYAVALGEEAKNVLFGKVTELRRAGIATDLAFGVKTIKNAMKSADRSGARFALVAGDRDLAAGVVQLKDMTTGEQIPVELEALVTTLKEKQL; encoded by the coding sequence TTGAGCACCTTCACCGCCCCCAAGGGCACCTACGACCTGCTGCCGCCGAGCTCCGCCACCTTCCTGGCGATCCGCGAGCGGCTGAGTGCCCCGCTGCGCCGGTCCGGCTACGGCTACATCGAGACACCCGTCTTCGAGGACATCAAGCTCTTCTCCCGGGGCGTCGGTGAGTCCACCGACATCGTCTCCAAGGAGATGTACAGCCTGACCACCAAGGGCGGCGACGAGCTCGGGCTGCGCCCCGAGGGCACCGCCTCGGTGGTCCGCGCCACCCTGCAGGCCAACCTGCACAAGCTCGGCAACCTGCCGGTCAAGCTCTGGTACTCGGGCTCCTTCTACCGCTACGAGCGGGCGCAGAAGGGCCGTTACCGCCAGTTCGCCCAGATCGGGGCCGAGGCGATCGGGGCCGAGGACCCGGCGCTGGACGCCGAGGTGATCATCCTGGCCGACGACGCGTTCCGCTCGCTCGGGCTGAGCAACTATCAGCTGCTGCTCAACAGCCTGGGCGACAAGCAGTGCCGCCCGGTCTACCGCACCGCGCTGGTCGACTTCCTGGCCGGTCTCGACCTGGACGAGGACACCCGCCGCCGGGCCGAGATCAACCCGCTCCGGGTGCTCGACGACAAGCGGCAGTCGGTGCAGGACCAGCTGGTGGACGCGCCGATGCTGCGCGACTTCCTGTGCGAGGAGTGCAAGGCCTACGACGAGCAGGTCCGCGCGCTGCTGACCGCCGCCGGGGTGGCCTTCGTCGACGACCCGAAGCTGGTCCGCGGCCTGGACTACTACACCCGCACCACCTTCGAGTTCGTGCACGGCGGTCTCGGCGCCCAGTCCGCGATCGGCGGTGGCGGCCGCTACGACGGTCTCTCCGAGATGCTCGGCGGCCCCGCGCTGCCGTCCGTCGGCTGGGGCCTCGGCGTGGACCGCACCTTCCTCGCGATGGAGGCCGAGGGCATCGTCCTCGACCTGCCCGCCACCACCTCGGTGTACGCCGTGGCGCTCGGCGAGGAGGCCAAGAACGTGCTGTTCGGCAAGGTCACCGAGCTGCGCCGGGCCGGGATCGCCACCGACCTCGCCTTCGGTGTGAAGACCATCAAGAACGCCATGAAGTCCGCCGACCGTTCCGGCGCCCGCTTCGCCCTGGTCGCCGGGGACCGAGATCTCGCCGCCGGTGTGGTCCAGCTCAAGGACATGACCACCGGCGAGCAGATCCCCGTCGAACTCGAAGCACTCGTCACCACCCTGAAGGAGAAGCAGCTGTGA